From a single Stomoxys calcitrans chromosome 4, idStoCalc2.1, whole genome shotgun sequence genomic region:
- the LOC106088946 gene encoding uncharacterized protein LOC106088946, translating to MLKFVLILSVALALVHHETEAFKVISINTGSAPASSTAAAPALDPSALLQGVQSALASKLQQIQALVGALVQQKTALKQNALNSLQGALGGVKSQVQGLVGQLRPPIVIRKQIYLGAPPPAATPAATTEADVDDDAATTKKE from the exons atgttgaaatttGTGTTAATATTGAGTGTGGCATTGGCTTTGGTGCATCATGAAACAGAAGCCTTTAAAGTGATTTCTATAAATACAG GTTCAGCTCCTGCTTCTAGTACAGCCGCAGCTCCTGCCCTAGATCCCAGTGCCCTGCTGCAGGGTGTACAGTCTGCCTTGGCCAGTAAACTACAGCAGATACAGGCTTTAGTGGGAGCCTTGGTGCAGCAAAAGACAGCCCTGAAGCAAAATGCTTTGAATTCGCTGCAAGGCGCTTTGGGCGGTGTCAAGAGTCAAGTTCAAGGCTTAGTGGGTCAATTGCGGCCACCCATTGTTATACGCAAACAGATTTACCTGGGAGCACCGCCGCCAGCAGCCACTCCCGCAGCAACCACAGAGGCCGATGTCGACGATGACGCAGCCACAACCAAAAaagaatag